From Pontibacter actiniarum, a single genomic window includes:
- a CDS encoding inositol-3-phosphate synthase, whose amino-acid sequence MEYNVKNAEGRLGILLPGLGAVATTFIAGVEAIRKGMSQPIGSLSQMGNIRLGKRTENRNPLIKDFVPLANLNDIVFGGWDVYEDNVYEAAVNAKVLEPGLLHALKPELEAIQPMKAVFDKAYARNLDGTNVKEAATKYELAEALMDDMRSFKEENGCDRLVIVWCGSTEIYAEISDVHETIAAFEEGLRNNDPRIAPSMIYAYAAVKMGVPFANGAPNLTVDIPAIVELAKQNGVAISGKDFKTGQTLMKTILAPGLQARALGIKGWFSSNILGNRDGLVLDDPENFKTKEVSKLGVLEDILHPDDNPELYGDIYHKIRINYYPPHGDNKESWDNIDIFGWLGYQMQIKINFLCRDSILAAPIVLDLALFTDLAQRAGMSGIQEWLSFYYKSPQTAEGLRPEHDIFKQLIKLQNTLRHMMGEDLITHLGLDYYEDFVEEER is encoded by the coding sequence ATGGAATATAATGTAAAAAACGCCGAAGGGCGCCTGGGTATTCTGCTTCCAGGACTGGGAGCAGTTGCCACCACGTTTATAGCTGGGGTAGAGGCTATCCGTAAAGGAATGTCACAGCCAATCGGCTCACTCTCTCAGATGGGTAACATCCGTTTGGGCAAGAGAACGGAAAACCGCAATCCGCTTATCAAGGACTTTGTGCCACTCGCTAACCTGAACGACATCGTGTTCGGTGGCTGGGATGTGTACGAAGATAACGTGTATGAGGCGGCCGTGAACGCAAAGGTACTGGAGCCGGGCCTGCTGCATGCGCTGAAGCCGGAGCTGGAGGCGATCCAGCCGATGAAAGCCGTTTTCGATAAAGCCTATGCCAGAAATCTGGATGGCACCAACGTGAAAGAAGCCGCTACTAAGTATGAGCTGGCTGAGGCACTGATGGACGACATGCGCAGCTTTAAGGAGGAGAATGGTTGCGACCGCCTGGTTATCGTGTGGTGCGGGTCTACGGAGATTTACGCAGAGATCAGCGATGTGCACGAGACAATCGCGGCTTTTGAGGAAGGCCTGCGCAACAACGATCCGCGCATCGCGCCAAGTATGATTTATGCCTACGCTGCTGTGAAGATGGGTGTGCCTTTCGCGAACGGCGCGCCGAACCTGACAGTGGATATTCCTGCCATCGTTGAACTGGCAAAGCAAAACGGTGTGGCTATTTCCGGTAAGGACTTTAAAACTGGCCAGACGCTGATGAAAACCATTTTGGCGCCAGGCCTGCAGGCCAGAGCACTGGGCATCAAAGGCTGGTTCTCTTCTAACATCCTGGGTAACCGCGACGGCCTTGTGCTGGACGATCCGGAGAACTTCAAAACGAAGGAAGTATCGAAGCTGGGCGTGCTGGAAGACATCCTGCACCCGGACGACAACCCGGAGCTGTACGGTGACATCTACCACAAAATCCGCATCAATTATTACCCTCCTCACGGTGACAACAAAGAGAGCTGGGATAACATCGACATCTTTGGCTGGTTAGGTTACCAGATGCAGATCAAGATCAACTTCCTTTGCCGTGACTCTATCCTGGCGGCACCTATCGTGCTTGACCTGGCCCTGTTCACTGACCTGGCGCAGCGTGCCGGCATGAGCGGAATCCAGGAGTGGTTGTCTTTCTACTACAAGTCGCCACAGACGGCTGAAGGCCTTCGTCCGGAGCACGACATCTTTAAGCAGCTGATCAAACTGCAGAACACGCTTCGCCATATGATGGGAGAGGACCTGATAACACACTTAGGCCTTGACTATTACGAAGACTTTGTAGAAGAAGAGCGTTAA
- a CDS encoding NAD-dependent epimerase/dehydratase family protein, with protein MKERVLITGASGFVGYHLIEAALQAGMEVYAAVRASSEVSHLQVFDINYTSLDFQDTNALVKELEEKQYHYIIHAAGTTKAKHSLDYVNINAVYTKNLASAAAEADIPLKKFVFISSLAALGPIPYQEVAPIQEQSKAQPVTAYGKSKLLAEKYLQEIENLPLVVLRPTAVYGPREKDIFIVLKTLNLGLEPYISNKPQWLSFVYVKDLAKAVMQALGTSIKGVSYNVSDGNSYDRYALATATKQILGKKAVKVHLPLGMVMLIANLLEALYASSKAMPALNREKLSELAAENWNCSIDKIKSDLGFVPEYDLEKGLAQTLKWYKENKWL; from the coding sequence ATGAAGGAGCGGGTATTGATAACTGGGGCAAGCGGCTTTGTGGGCTACCACCTGATAGAGGCGGCGCTGCAGGCAGGTATGGAAGTATATGCGGCTGTACGTGCATCCAGCGAGGTGTCCCATCTTCAGGTGTTTGACATAAACTATACTTCCCTCGACTTTCAGGACACCAACGCGCTGGTAAAGGAGCTGGAGGAGAAGCAGTACCATTACATTATCCATGCGGCAGGCACGACCAAGGCAAAGCACTCGCTGGACTATGTGAACATTAACGCTGTCTACACCAAGAACCTGGCATCGGCGGCGGCAGAGGCTGACATACCGCTAAAGAAATTTGTGTTTATCAGTAGCCTGGCGGCGCTGGGGCCCATCCCTTACCAGGAGGTGGCCCCTATACAGGAGCAGTCGAAGGCACAGCCGGTAACAGCCTATGGCAAAAGCAAACTGCTCGCAGAGAAGTACCTGCAGGAGATAGAGAACCTGCCTCTGGTTGTGCTGCGCCCGACGGCGGTATACGGCCCCAGGGAAAAGGACATCTTTATCGTCCTGAAAACGCTGAACCTTGGTTTGGAGCCATACATCAGCAACAAGCCCCAGTGGCTGAGCTTTGTGTATGTGAAGGACCTGGCAAAGGCGGTGATGCAGGCGCTCGGCACCAGTATCAAGGGCGTGAGCTACAATGTGTCGGACGGTAACAGCTACGACCGTTACGCCCTGGCCACTGCAACCAAGCAGATACTAGGCAAAAAGGCGGTTAAAGTGCATTTGCCGCTGGGCATGGTCATGCTTATTGCCAATCTGCTGGAGGCTCTGTACGCTTCCAGTAAAGCCATGCCTGCCCTGAACAGGGAAAAACTAAGCGAGCTTGCTGCGGAGAACTGGAATTGCAGCATCGATAAAATAAAGTCTGACCTGGGTTTTGTACCGGAGTATGACCTGGAGAAAGGCCTGGCGCAGACATTAAAGTGGTACAAAGAGAATAAGTGGTTATAA